A window of the Azospirillum formosense genome harbors these coding sequences:
- a CDS encoding endonuclease/exonuclease/phosphatase family protein, whose product MSRSIRIATFNLESLDDTGDLSFEERAAVLRPQLERLDADILCLQEVNGQRDAKGEPRTLRALNRLLEGGPYADFHRTSGGEGTRLADRHNLVLVSRWPILAARQYRHDLVPSPQVRMVTADPAQPGGDAVSWDRPVLHGEIELPGGRRLHVFNLHLRAPIAAPVPGQKKNASTWKSVGGWAEGFYLASIKRAGQALEARLAVERVFDADPQALILVAGDLNAEIEQTPVRIIRADLDETGNGHLAGRSLVPLERSVPEERRFTVLHGGDAVMLDHLLVSRALLGWFRSAEIHNEALGDELVAHATVSHSPESYHAPLVARFELPDQTVTETMAPGEPAP is encoded by the coding sequence ATGAGCCGCAGCATCCGCATCGCCACCTTCAACCTGGAAAGCCTGGACGACACCGGCGACCTGTCCTTCGAGGAGCGCGCCGCCGTGCTGCGCCCGCAGCTGGAGCGGCTGGACGCCGACATCCTGTGCCTTCAGGAGGTCAACGGCCAGCGCGACGCGAAGGGGGAGCCGCGGACCCTGCGCGCTCTGAACCGGCTGCTGGAGGGCGGCCCCTACGCCGATTTCCACCGGACCTCCGGCGGCGAGGGGACCAGGCTGGCCGACCGCCACAACCTCGTGCTGGTGAGCCGCTGGCCGATCCTGGCGGCGCGGCAGTACCGGCACGATCTGGTGCCCTCCCCGCAGGTCCGCATGGTCACCGCCGACCCGGCCCAGCCCGGCGGCGACGCGGTGAGCTGGGACCGCCCGGTGCTGCACGGCGAGATCGAGTTGCCCGGCGGCCGGCGGCTGCACGTCTTCAACCTGCATCTGCGCGCGCCGATCGCCGCGCCGGTGCCGGGGCAGAAGAAGAACGCCTCCACCTGGAAGAGCGTCGGCGGCTGGGCGGAGGGCTTCTACCTCGCCTCGATCAAGCGGGCCGGCCAGGCGCTGGAGGCCCGGCTGGCGGTGGAGCGGGTGTTCGACGCCGACCCGCAGGCGCTGATCCTGGTGGCCGGCGACCTCAACGCCGAGATCGAGCAGACCCCCGTCCGCATCATCCGCGCCGACCTCGATGAGACCGGCAATGGCCATCTCGCCGGGCGGTCGCTGGTACCGCTGGAGCGCTCCGTCCCGGAGGAGCGGCGCTTCACCGTGCTGCACGGCGGCGACGCGGTGATGCTCGACCATCTGCTGGTGTCGCGCGCCCTGCTGGGCTGGTTCCGCTCCGCCGAGATCCACAACGAGGCGCTGGGCGACGAGCTGGTGGCCCACGCCACGGTCAGCCATTCTCCGGAAAGCTACCACGCGCCGCTGGTGGCCCGCTTCGAACTGCCGGATCAGACGGTGACGGAGACGATGGCGCCCGGCGAACCGGCGCCGTAG
- a CDS encoding chemotaxis protein CheW, whose amino-acid sequence MAATASATRYVIFSVSGRTLALPAESVRRFLPLPRLDRPPAAPTLVAGLFRYQGRAVPVLRLDLLFGFEAAPPELYAPLFLTDWDGRPLALLADRVFNILPVPDAERTAADPGLSFNGCAVATIPHGTGTATVIDPSRLLTEAEDRLLAAFQAIADERLARLGAAEAVEGTAGAAGGTAR is encoded by the coding sequence ATGGCTGCGACGGCATCCGCGACACGGTACGTGATCTTTTCCGTCTCCGGCAGGACACTGGCCCTGCCGGCGGAGTCCGTGCGCCGATTCCTGCCGCTGCCCCGGCTCGACCGCCCGCCGGCGGCGCCCACCCTGGTCGCCGGCCTGTTCCGCTACCAGGGCCGCGCCGTCCCGGTCCTGCGGCTCGACCTGCTGTTCGGCTTCGAGGCCGCGCCGCCGGAGCTGTACGCGCCGCTGTTCCTGACCGACTGGGACGGCCGGCCGCTGGCGCTGCTGGCCGACCGGGTGTTCAACATCCTGCCCGTCCCCGACGCGGAGCGGACGGCGGCCGATCCCGGCCTGTCCTTCAACGGCTGCGCCGTGGCGACCATTCCCCACGGCACCGGCACGGCCACGGTGATCGACCCGTCCCGCCTGCTGACCGAGGCGGAGGACCGGCTGCTCGCCGCCTTCCAGGCCATCGCCGACGAGCGCCTGGCCCGGCTCGGCGCCGCCGAAGCGGTGGAGGGGACGGCCGGGGCCGCCGGGGGGACGGCGCGATGA
- a CDS encoding methyl-accepting chemotaxis protein, which yields MKLKVKHKLMLSFGVVCLLTGLLAAFQMMRFADGMKVMMGIATYDIQVSEAVREIEVTESNLRSLREAATHAAALAQIQGGVPDITQLRQRYRDGSMIMFDQVNKLKRIAAERAEEGTTEDRRRIWGELVAQINSFDQYSHRMLDEANTLMEKVAAGTEPEALARLTRVEEMRVAMAGQLSDLHSDISRLSEAGRQNIRSLYDDAVRSSILALIIVVALAVAIAILIGSSVTRRLGTAIGYVTQVGRGDLTKTVVVPGDDELAELGTHLNEMTGNLRSMARTTRATAESMHAATAQIRASTQQQAASVAQQLAAVEETTATLSEITESGAQINRRAQDVAQNAQVAASNSETGLKAVEDTNQAMDAIREQAEAVAENIVILSERTQAIGEIILTVNDIAERCHLLALNAAIEAAAAGEHGRTFAVVASEIKSLADQSKEATAQVRSNLSEIQHGINASVMLTEEAVKRVGAGKRQTDATQSTIRDLAESVQESVLAFQQIVAGTNQQQIGLEQVIQALQNIREASSQTAAGTRQLEGAATNLNDLGQGLVEAVRNYRV from the coding sequence ATGAAACTGAAGGTCAAGCACAAGCTGATGCTCAGCTTCGGGGTCGTCTGCCTGCTGACCGGCCTGCTGGCGGCGTTCCAGATGATGCGGTTCGCGGACGGCATGAAGGTCATGATGGGCATCGCCACCTACGACATCCAGGTGTCGGAGGCGGTGCGCGAGATCGAGGTGACCGAAAGCAACCTGCGCAGCCTCCGCGAGGCGGCGACCCACGCCGCGGCGCTGGCCCAGATCCAGGGCGGCGTGCCGGACATCACGCAGCTGCGCCAGCGCTACCGCGACGGCTCGATGATCATGTTCGACCAGGTCAACAAGCTGAAGCGCATCGCCGCCGAACGGGCCGAGGAGGGCACCACCGAGGACCGCCGCCGCATCTGGGGCGAGCTGGTCGCCCAGATCAACAGCTTCGACCAGTATTCGCACCGCATGCTCGACGAGGCCAACACGCTGATGGAGAAGGTGGCCGCCGGGACCGAGCCGGAGGCGCTGGCGCGGCTGACGCGGGTGGAGGAGATGCGGGTGGCCATGGCGGGCCAGCTGTCCGACCTGCACAGCGACATCAGCCGCCTGTCGGAGGCCGGACGCCAGAACATCCGCTCGCTCTACGACGACGCGGTGCGCTCCTCGATCCTGGCGCTGATCATCGTGGTCGCCCTGGCCGTCGCCATCGCCATCCTGATCGGCAGCTCGGTCACCAGGCGGCTCGGCACCGCCATCGGCTACGTGACCCAGGTGGGCAGGGGCGACCTGACCAAGACGGTGGTCGTGCCCGGCGACGACGAGCTGGCCGAACTCGGCACCCACCTGAACGAGATGACCGGCAACCTGCGCAGCATGGCCAGGACCACCCGCGCCACCGCGGAGAGCATGCACGCCGCCACCGCGCAGATCCGCGCCTCGACCCAGCAGCAGGCGGCCAGCGTCGCCCAGCAGCTCGCCGCGGTCGAGGAGACGACCGCGACGCTCAGCGAGATCACCGAGTCCGGCGCGCAGATCAACCGCCGCGCCCAGGACGTGGCGCAGAACGCCCAGGTCGCCGCCTCCAATTCCGAGACCGGCCTGAAGGCGGTGGAGGACACCAACCAGGCGATGGACGCCATCCGCGAGCAGGCGGAGGCCGTCGCCGAGAACATCGTCATCCTGTCGGAGCGCACCCAGGCGATCGGCGAGATCATCCTGACCGTCAACGACATCGCCGAGCGCTGCCACCTGCTGGCCCTGAACGCCGCCATCGAGGCCGCCGCCGCCGGCGAGCACGGCCGGACCTTCGCCGTGGTGGCGAGCGAGATCAAGAGCCTCGCCGACCAGTCCAAGGAGGCCACCGCCCAGGTCCGTTCCAACCTCAGCGAGATCCAGCACGGCATCAACGCCTCGGTCATGCTGACGGAGGAGGCGGTGAAGCGCGTCGGCGCCGGCAAGCGCCAGACCGACGCCACCCAGTCGACCATCCGCGACCTCGCCGAGAGCGTGCAGGAGAGCGTGCTCGCCTTCCAGCAGATCGTCGCCGGCACCAACCAGCAGCAGATCGGCCTGGAGCAGGTGATCCAGGCGCTGCAGAACATCCGCGAGGCGAGCAGCCAGACCGCCGCCGGCACCCGCCAGCTCGAAGGGGCCGCCACCAACCTCAACGATCTCGGCCAGGGTCTGGTCGAGGCCGTGCGGAACTACCGCGTGTGA
- a CDS encoding response regulator — MSGPRALIVIASQTQGLLLKLMLEEQGIEASCVETVEPAVAELARRPFDLLMVEADGEAARTLTELRRRCPAPAMLLGSAERAAESGVPADVQWVDPADSQGVVQQAMALLDRRNAPPTVSDILRRARILVVDDSATYREFLRAELEEDGCHVVAARNADEAVAALEDGGLDCVILDLVMPGTSGTQLCERFDRFRRRRGLFFQIVILTSQEGDDRLTASLTASADDFVGKSQPMDILKIRLMALLRRKYMVEDHLARLSPPMPSA; from the coding sequence ATGAGTGGACCCAGGGCGCTGATCGTCATCGCCTCGCAAACGCAGGGACTTCTCCTGAAGCTGATGCTGGAGGAGCAGGGCATCGAGGCGAGCTGCGTCGAAACGGTGGAACCCGCGGTCGCCGAGCTGGCGCGCCGCCCCTTCGACCTGCTGATGGTGGAGGCCGACGGCGAGGCCGCCCGCACGCTCACGGAGCTGCGGCGGCGCTGCCCGGCCCCGGCCATGCTGCTCGGTTCGGCGGAGCGGGCGGCGGAGTCCGGCGTTCCCGCCGATGTGCAATGGGTGGACCCCGCCGATTCCCAGGGCGTGGTGCAGCAGGCCATGGCGCTGCTCGACCGGCGCAACGCGCCGCCGACCGTGTCCGACATCCTGCGGCGGGCGCGCATCCTGGTGGTGGACGACAGCGCGACCTACCGCGAGTTCCTGCGCGCCGAGCTGGAGGAGGACGGCTGCCACGTCGTCGCCGCGCGCAACGCCGACGAGGCGGTGGCGGCGCTGGAGGACGGCGGGCTGGACTGCGTGATCCTCGACCTCGTGATGCCGGGCACCAGCGGCACCCAGCTGTGCGAGCGGTTCGACCGCTTCCGCCGGCGCCGCGGCCTGTTCTTCCAGATCGTCATCCTGACCAGCCAGGAGGGCGACGACCGTCTGACCGCCAGCCTGACCGCCAGCGCCGACGACTTCGTCGGCAAGTCGCAGCCGATGGACATCCTGAAGATCCGCCTGATGGCCCTGCTCCGCCGGAAATACATGGTGGAGGACCACCTCGCCCGCCTGTCCCCGCCAATGCCTTCCGCATAG
- a CDS encoding chemotaxis protein CheW: MDERSASGRPAGDQAGTLAGEPAKAMDGIDTGGLAKGGIDWAAVRARISRQGRDTEQAAAPGGAWADALLLRRAEDLARVPSADEADAAAEAEAPVALLVGRGADGSYGLDLRHLSRIVPLPRVARVPHAPPELLGLIAIDGRVMRLFDVDRLCGRNAVPAGGGFAVVLRGGERPVALRLRTVDTVTELESSLKAPPEAGPFVTAITRSRVAVLDVPAILETLRSMKEE, from the coding sequence ATGGACGAGCGGAGCGCGAGCGGCAGACCGGCCGGGGATCAGGCCGGGACCTTGGCTGGGGAGCCGGCCAAGGCCATGGATGGCATCGATACGGGCGGTCTCGCCAAGGGCGGCATCGATTGGGCCGCCGTCCGCGCGCGCATCTCCCGCCAGGGCCGGGATACGGAGCAGGCCGCGGCGCCGGGCGGCGCCTGGGCCGACGCTCTGCTGCTGCGCCGCGCCGAGGATCTGGCGCGCGTCCCCTCCGCCGACGAGGCCGACGCCGCGGCGGAGGCCGAGGCGCCCGTCGCCCTGCTGGTCGGGCGGGGCGCGGACGGGTCGTACGGGCTGGACCTGCGCCACCTGTCCCGCATCGTGCCGCTGCCGCGGGTGGCCCGCGTGCCCCACGCGCCGCCGGAGCTGCTGGGGCTGATCGCCATCGACGGGCGCGTGATGCGCCTGTTCGACGTGGACCGGCTGTGCGGGCGCAACGCCGTTCCCGCCGGCGGCGGCTTCGCCGTCGTGCTGCGCGGCGGGGAGCGGCCGGTGGCGCTGCGCCTGCGCACCGTGGACACGGTGACGGAACTGGAAAGCAGCCTGAAGGCCCCGCCCGAGGCCGGGCCCTTCGTCACCGCCATCACCCGGAGCCGCGTCGCCGTGCTGGACGTGCCGGCGATCCTGGAGACGCTGAGGAGCATGAAAGAAGAATGA
- the panD gene encoding aspartate 1-decarboxylase: MIKVVRAKLHCLRVTDANLNYQGSITLDPEHCEAVGIYPLEFVEIWNKNSGARISTYVIYGERGSRCCVLNGSAARSCQPGDEVIIAASWYCQPTELATLRPRVLTFNADNGIDRSLTYDVTALDGGRFDFAIREGVFLEPEPA; the protein is encoded by the coding sequence ATGATCAAGGTTGTCCGAGCAAAACTGCATTGCCTGCGCGTCACCGACGCCAACCTGAACTATCAGGGGTCGATCACCCTCGATCCGGAGCATTGCGAGGCGGTGGGGATCTACCCGCTGGAATTCGTGGAGATCTGGAACAAGAACTCCGGCGCGCGGATCAGCACCTACGTGATCTACGGCGAGCGCGGCTCGCGCTGCTGCGTGCTGAACGGCTCGGCGGCGCGGAGCTGCCAGCCGGGCGACGAGGTGATCATCGCCGCCTCCTGGTACTGCCAGCCGACGGAACTGGCGACGCTGCGGCCGCGGGTGCTGACCTTCAACGCCGACAACGGCATCGACCGCTCGCTGACCTACGACGTGACGGCTCTGGACGGCGGCCGCTTCGATTTCGCGATTCGCGAGGGTGTCTTCCTGGAGCCGGAACCGGCCTGA
- a CDS encoding chemotaxis protein CheB translates to MTGARKIRVLVVEDSPVVQQLLAHVIGEDPRLELAGIAASGEQALRMVDSLRPDVVSLDIRLPGIDGFAVTQRLMRDHPVPIVVVASDVRDLDIPMRALQAGALAVVEKPGSMARADYQTVARHLCTQLTIMSQVKVIRQRGRPRNGGGDEESGGGAGRGRGAAVPPPPPLPPSVVKRQFRALGITASTGGPAALVKLLRGLPTNFPLPVFVVQHIGAPFVAGFASWLGSVTPLPVALAFDGPHRPGHVYVAPGELHLTAEPGGMRLVHGEPVCGQKPSGDVLFSSLASAFGAAAIGVLLTGMGEDGARGLSDMRRTGAYTIAEHASTAVIHSMPGTAVRLGGVTEELPIDKVAARLLELVSTGVEPS, encoded by the coding sequence GTGACCGGCGCCCGCAAGATCCGCGTCCTGGTGGTCGAGGACTCGCCGGTCGTCCAGCAGCTGCTCGCCCACGTCATCGGCGAGGACCCGCGGCTGGAGCTGGCCGGCATCGCCGCGTCCGGCGAGCAGGCGCTGCGCATGGTCGACTCGCTGCGGCCGGACGTGGTGTCGCTGGACATCCGCCTGCCGGGCATCGACGGCTTCGCCGTGACCCAGCGGCTGATGCGCGACCATCCCGTGCCGATCGTCGTCGTCGCCTCCGACGTGCGCGACCTCGACATCCCCATGCGGGCGCTGCAGGCCGGGGCGTTGGCGGTGGTGGAGAAGCCGGGCAGCATGGCCCGCGCCGACTATCAGACGGTCGCCCGGCATCTCTGCACCCAGCTCACCATCATGAGCCAGGTGAAGGTCATCCGGCAGCGCGGCCGCCCGCGCAACGGGGGCGGCGACGAGGAGTCCGGCGGCGGCGCGGGCCGCGGCCGGGGCGCCGCCGTCCCACCGCCGCCACCACTGCCGCCGTCCGTGGTGAAGCGGCAGTTCCGCGCGCTGGGGATCACCGCCTCGACCGGCGGACCGGCGGCGCTGGTGAAGCTGCTGCGCGGGCTGCCGACCAACTTTCCCCTGCCCGTCTTCGTCGTGCAGCACATCGGCGCCCCCTTCGTGGCCGGCTTCGCCTCCTGGCTGGGGTCGGTCACGCCGCTGCCGGTGGCGCTGGCCTTTGACGGGCCGCACCGGCCCGGCCACGTCTACGTCGCCCCCGGCGAGCTTCATCTGACCGCCGAGCCCGGCGGGATGCGGCTGGTCCACGGCGAGCCGGTCTGCGGCCAGAAGCCGTCCGGGGACGTGCTGTTCTCCTCCCTGGCCTCGGCCTTCGGCGCCGCCGCCATCGGCGTGCTGCTGACCGGCATGGGGGAGGACGGGGCGCGCGGCCTCAGCGACATGCGCCGGACGGGCGCCTACACCATCGCGGAGCACGCCTCCACCGCGGTCATCCACAGCATGCCGGGGACCGCGGTCCGGCTGGGAGGCGTTACCGAGGAGCTGCCCATCGACAAGGTGGCGGCCCGTTTGCTGGAACTGGTTTCGACGGGAGTGGAGCCCTCATGA
- a CDS encoding response regulator, with protein sequence MNDIRTRLLAAFDLEHKEHLAAIREALRAVEKDPAHHPDLVEIHRRAHSLKGAARAVDLPEVERLSHWLEAAFLAIQRGTVPFDAAARDVVRRALDAIEDVVAWATRGGSEVDIAEVLAELTRMGGEAGGPEPVQRRPAAAEAAGAPAPTPAAAPRPARAGAGDAAQSAALVRIRSAGLERLFTAAAGLLPEIENQSALVAELRELRGEWRALERSWHAMRPRLHRGGSHDAAGAGAGSFADDETALRLSSFERRFRALGASLDAAHRAHDRHLWSLRRWGSGFQDEVRQLRMLPAESQFSNLGRMIRDISRAQGKEVEADIRGLETQADRVVLQRLKDPVLHIARNAVSHGVETPQERVAAGKRAAATVRFEASVVGRRLVLRVEDDGRGPNREAIARHAVERGLLAADEADSAPEERLLDLIFEPGFSTAPTANEYAGRGMGLAIVRREVTRLQGSVTLAPREGGGTVVTVEVPLSLLSQRLVFVAVQDDILAIPSNDVARVLRVPGDALFTDLAAPTIRLDEEDVPVTPLSALLGYDGAMPPGNGAPLALVVLRTAGRRLALVVDALMATRDSVVTPAEEVGIDAARFLGTVLMDDGSPALVLNPAALSPRPGIALPPLVRPPDESARRRPHILVVDDSITTRTLEKSILEAHGYRVTLCVDGREAVETLGELEDVDLIISDVEMPRMDGFTLLQAVKGNPMTSDLPVILVTSRASDEDRERGLDLGADAYIVKTRFDQNELLAGIRRLL encoded by the coding sequence ATGAACGACATCCGCACGCGCCTGCTGGCCGCCTTCGACCTGGAGCACAAGGAGCACCTCGCGGCCATCCGCGAGGCCCTGCGCGCGGTCGAGAAGGACCCGGCGCACCACCCCGATCTGGTGGAGATCCACCGCCGCGCCCACAGCCTGAAGGGCGCCGCCCGCGCCGTGGACCTGCCGGAGGTCGAGCGGCTGTCCCACTGGCTGGAGGCCGCCTTCCTGGCCATCCAGCGCGGCACCGTGCCCTTCGACGCGGCCGCCCGCGACGTGGTGCGCCGCGCGCTCGACGCCATCGAGGACGTGGTCGCCTGGGCGACCCGCGGCGGCAGCGAGGTGGACATCGCCGAGGTGCTGGCCGAACTGACCCGCATGGGCGGCGAGGCCGGCGGGCCGGAACCCGTCCAGCGCCGCCCCGCCGCGGCGGAGGCGGCGGGCGCCCCGGCACCGACGCCGGCCGCCGCACCGCGCCCGGCCCGCGCCGGCGCCGGCGACGCCGCCCAGAGCGCGGCCCTGGTCCGCATCCGCAGCGCCGGGCTGGAACGGCTGTTCACCGCCGCCGCCGGCCTTTTGCCGGAGATCGAGAACCAGTCCGCCCTGGTCGCCGAGCTGCGCGAGCTGCGCGGCGAATGGCGGGCCCTGGAGCGGAGCTGGCACGCCATGCGGCCCCGCCTGCACCGCGGCGGCTCCCACGACGCGGCGGGGGCCGGCGCCGGCAGCTTCGCGGACGACGAGACCGCCCTGCGCCTGTCCTCCTTCGAGCGGCGCTTCCGCGCGCTCGGCGCCTCGCTGGACGCGGCGCACCGCGCCCACGACCGCCATCTCTGGTCGCTGCGCCGCTGGGGCAGCGGCTTCCAGGACGAGGTGCGGCAGCTGCGCATGCTGCCGGCGGAGTCGCAGTTCAGCAACCTCGGCCGGATGATCCGCGACATCAGCCGCGCCCAGGGCAAGGAGGTCGAGGCGGACATCCGCGGGCTGGAGACCCAGGCCGACCGGGTGGTCCTGCAACGGCTGAAGGACCCGGTGCTGCACATCGCGCGCAACGCCGTCAGCCACGGCGTCGAAACCCCGCAGGAGCGTGTGGCGGCGGGCAAGCGCGCCGCCGCAACCGTCCGCTTCGAAGCCTCGGTGGTCGGGCGCCGCCTCGTCCTGCGGGTCGAAGACGACGGGCGCGGCCCGAACCGGGAGGCCATCGCCCGCCACGCGGTCGAGCGCGGCCTGCTGGCCGCCGACGAGGCGGACTCGGCGCCGGAGGAACGGCTGCTCGACCTGATCTTCGAGCCGGGCTTCTCCACCGCCCCCACCGCGAACGAATACGCCGGGCGCGGCATGGGCCTCGCCATCGTGCGGCGCGAGGTCACCCGGCTCCAGGGCTCGGTGACGCTGGCCCCGCGCGAGGGCGGCGGGACCGTCGTCACGGTGGAGGTGCCGCTCAGCCTGCTCAGCCAGCGGCTCGTCTTCGTGGCGGTCCAGGACGACATCCTGGCAATCCCCAGCAACGACGTGGCGCGCGTGCTGCGCGTCCCGGGCGACGCGCTGTTCACCGACCTCGCCGCCCCGACCATCCGGCTGGACGAGGAGGACGTTCCGGTGACTCCGCTGTCCGCCCTGCTCGGTTACGACGGCGCCATGCCGCCCGGCAACGGGGCGCCGCTGGCGCTGGTCGTCCTGCGCACCGCCGGGCGGCGGTTGGCGCTGGTCGTCGACGCGCTGATGGCCACGCGCGACTCGGTGGTCACCCCGGCGGAGGAGGTGGGAATCGACGCCGCCCGCTTCCTCGGCACCGTGCTGATGGACGACGGGTCGCCGGCGCTGGTGCTGAATCCCGCCGCCCTGTCGCCGCGTCCCGGCATCGCCCTGCCGCCGCTGGTCCGTCCGCCGGACGAGTCGGCGCGGCGGCGGCCGCACATTTTGGTTGTGGACGATTCCATCACCACGCGAACCCTGGAAAAGAGCATCCTGGAGGCCCATGGTTACCGGGTCACGCTGTGCGTGGATGGACGCGAGGCGGTCGAAACGCTCGGCGAGCTGGAGGATGTGGACCTGATCATCAGCGACGTGGAGATGCCGAGGATGGACGGGTTCACCCTGCTCCAGGCCGTCAAGGGCAACCCCATGACCTCCGACCTGCCGGTGATCCTGGTCACCTCGCGCGCCAGCGACGAGGACCGCGAGCGCGGGCTGGACCTCGGCGCTGACGCCTACATCGTCAAGACCCGCTTCGACCAGAACGAGCTTCTGGCCGGCATCCGGCGGCTGCTGTGA
- a CDS encoding protein-glutamate O-methyltransferase CheR — protein MNRIDAILRDPVFPRIKAAVIGATGLAYYADKDAALAERINRRLSDKPTLGLAAYLAQLAGEGPTGPEYQALINELTVGETFFFRYAEQFEALCAVAIPECLRRNRESRLLRIWSAGCSIGPEAYTLEILLKRHFAEQLRDWQVSIVGTDLNASFIETARRGVYGNWAVRGLDPAVLAECFDRQGELWSVKPRFREWTSFSVFNLVDGPLPNYPRGLGALDVVLCRNVMIYFDEPTRTRLLNNLHDVLVPNGWLVVGHAETGQQVNSLFTPVPVPGATIYRKPRPGAAPPAAFPAVPPATPPILTPPTLAEPKAAEAKPVDPKTADPKTAKKRNTAMAPAARLRASAAKPAPTPAPPTAAPPTADSPAVVDGDRATALDACIALAERNRLDPVVHYRLGLLEEELGVGDPIAAFKRALYLDSDFALADYHLALAYWRRGKLAPAQRHFRNARATVAAHDATELVAEGGGLTVAELRSMIDLWFSGEEP, from the coding sequence ATGAACCGCATCGACGCCATCCTGCGCGACCCCGTCTTTCCCCGGATCAAGGCCGCCGTCATCGGGGCGACCGGGCTCGCCTACTACGCCGACAAGGACGCCGCCCTGGCGGAGCGCATCAACCGCCGCCTGTCGGACAAGCCGACCCTCGGCCTCGCCGCCTATCTGGCGCAGCTCGCCGGGGAGGGGCCGACCGGGCCGGAGTACCAGGCGCTCATCAACGAGCTGACGGTCGGCGAGACCTTCTTCTTCCGCTACGCCGAGCAGTTCGAGGCGCTGTGCGCCGTCGCCATCCCGGAATGCCTGCGCCGCAACCGGGAGAGCCGCCTGCTGCGCATCTGGAGCGCCGGCTGCTCGATCGGGCCGGAGGCCTACACGCTGGAGATCCTGCTGAAGCGGCATTTCGCCGAGCAGCTGCGCGACTGGCAGGTCAGCATCGTCGGCACCGACCTGAACGCCAGCTTCATCGAAACGGCGCGGCGCGGCGTCTACGGGAACTGGGCGGTGCGCGGGCTCGACCCGGCGGTCCTGGCGGAATGCTTCGACCGGCAGGGCGAGCTGTGGTCGGTCAAGCCGCGCTTCCGCGAATGGACGAGCTTCTCCGTCTTCAACCTCGTCGACGGGCCGTTGCCCAACTACCCGCGGGGGCTGGGCGCGCTGGACGTCGTGCTGTGCCGCAACGTCATGATCTATTTCGACGAGCCGACGCGCACCCGCCTGCTGAACAACCTGCACGACGTGCTGGTGCCCAACGGCTGGCTGGTGGTCGGCCACGCCGAGACGGGGCAGCAGGTCAACAGCCTGTTCACCCCCGTGCCGGTGCCGGGCGCCACCATCTACCGCAAGCCGCGCCCCGGCGCCGCCCCCCCGGCGGCTTTCCCGGCGGTCCCTCCGGCGACGCCTCCCATCCTCACACCCCCCACGCTCGCCGAGCCGAAGGCCGCCGAAGCAAAGCCTGTTGATCCGAAGACCGCCGACCCGAAGACCGCGAAGAAGCGGAACACGGCGATGGCTCCCGCGGCGCGGCTGCGCGCCTCGGCGGCGAAGCCCGCGCCGACTCCCGCCCCGCCGACGGCAGCGCCCCCGACGGCCGACAGCCCCGCCGTGGTCGACGGCGACCGGGCGACGGCGCTGGACGCCTGCATCGCGCTGGCCGAGCGCAACCGCCTCGACCCGGTGGTCCATTACCGGCTGGGCTTGCTGGAGGAGGAGCTGGGGGTCGGCGACCCGATCGCCGCCTTCAAGCGGGCGCTGTATCTGGATTCGGACTTCGCGCTGGCCGACTATCATCTGGCGCTGGCCTATTGGCGGCGTGGCAAGCTGGCCCCGGCGCAGCGCCATTTCCGCAACGCCCGCGCCACCGTCGCCGCCCACGACGCGACGGAGCTGGTGGCCGAGGGCGGCGGCCTGACCGTGGCCGAGCTGCGCAGCATGATCGACCTCTGGTTCTCGGGTGAGGAGCCGTGA